In Triticum aestivum cultivar Chinese Spring chromosome 5B, IWGSC CS RefSeq v2.1, whole genome shotgun sequence, the following proteins share a genomic window:
- the LOC123112259 gene encoding cyclin-D4-1, with amino-acid sequence MAPSYEMAASILLCAEDSSSIFGFSDGEEVEAAAGAMAGGSPYCGGGGELAVEFPLPSEECVARWVATEVEHMPRKDYAERLRAGGVDLRVRTDSIDWIWKVHTYYGFGPVTACLALNYMDRFLSLYQIPEGKAWMTQLLSVACLSLAAKMDETSVPQSIDLQAGDARYVFEAKTIQRMELLVLSTLKWRMQAVTPFSYLDYFLHQLSGGNAPSRQAVRDATELILCISRGTSCLEFRPSEIAATVAAAVAGEEHAAHKPACCTHVDKERVLSCHEAMIQATGATVPPRKTAGLMGRAYSPGMSAPGSPTGVLDLDAGYLSCTSDGASTTTTMPSSSPASASSAFDSSPVSSKRRKISRS; translated from the exons ATGGCCCCGAGCTACGAGATGGCCGCCTCCATCCTGCTCTGCGCCGAGGACAGCAGCAGCATCTTCGGCTTCAGCGACggcgaggaggtggaggcggcggcgggagcgaTGGCGGGCGGGTCACCgtactgcggcggcggcggcgagctggcCGTGGAGTTCCCGCTGCCGTCCGAGGAGTGCGTGGCCCGCTGGGTGGCGACGGAGGTGGAGCACATGCCCAGGAAGGACTACGCCGAGCGGCTCCGCGCCGGGGGCGTGGATCTCCGCGTGCGGACGGACTCCATCGACTGGATATGGAAG GTTCACACGTACTACGGCTTCGGCCCTGTCACTGCGTGCTTGGCCCTCAACTACATGGACCGCTTCCTCTCGCTCTACCAGATACCG GAGGGCAAGGCTTGGATGACGCAGCTGCTATCGGTGGCGTGCTTGTCTCTTGCTGCCAAGATGGACGAAACTTCCGTGCCTCAGTCCATCGACCTGCAG GCCGGGGACGCGCGGTACGTGTTCGAGGCGAAGACGATCCAGAGGATGGAGCTGCTGGTCCTGAGCACGCTCAAATGGCGGATGCAGGCCGTCACCCCCTTCTCCTACCTCGACTACTTCCTCCACCAGCTGAGCGGCGGCAATGCGCCGTCGAGGCAGGCCGTCCGGGACGCCACGGAGCTCATCCTCTGCATATCCAGAG GGACGAGCTGCCTGGAGTTCCGGCCCTCGGAGATCGCCGCGACGGTGGCCGCCGCCGTGGCCGGGGAAGAACACGCCGCCCACAAGCCGGCCTGCTGCACCCACGTAGATAAG GAGCGGGTGCTGAGTTGCCATGAAGCGATGATCCAGGCCACCGGCGCCACCGTGCCGCCACGTAAAACCGCAGGCCTGATGGGCAGAGCCTACTCCCCCGGCATGTCTGCGCCGGGGAGCCCCACCGGGGTGCTGGACCTGGACGCCGGCTACCTCAGCTGCACAAGCGACGGCGCCAGCAcgaccaccaccatgccatcgtcgTCGCCCGCGAGTGCGAGCTCTGCCTTCGACAGCTCCCCCGTCAGCAGCAAGAGGAGGAAGATCAGCAGATCATGA